The nucleotide window TGCCCAGGACACGCACGCTGCCGGCGCCGTCGAGTTCGAAGCTCAGCGCGGCGCCGCTGGCTGCCGCGGCCGAGCGCAGGTCGTCCAGCAGGTCGGCGGTGGTGCGCAGCGCCAGTTGCGGCGGCGGGCGCACGCTGGCGAGCGCTGCTGTCACGCGGTCGAGCTGGTCGACGTCGGCCACCCAGCCACTGACGCGCGCGCCGCCGCCGGGCAGGGCTTCGGTGGCCAGGCGCAGCCCAGGGTCGACGGTTGCCAGCGCCAGCCGGATGTCCTGCAGCTGCTTCTGCAGGCGCGTCGGATCGGGCCGCGGCGCGGCGGCTGTGTTTGCCGTGGCCGCAGGCGGCGCGGAGTGCCGCAGCGCCCAGATAGCGATCAGCGCGCCCGCCCCCAGCACCAGCAGCGTGGCGCCGCTGGCCAGGGCCGTGCGGTGGCCCCCGCGAACGCGGGAGGTGCCGGCAGGAGGCGCGGGCGCTGCCTGGGCTGCGGGAGCGTCCGCCATCGGAAGCGATTGGTCGGCCTGGGCCGGGCGGGATGGCTCGGGTGCTTGCGCCGCGTCGGCGCGCGCCAGCGGGCTGGAAGGGGCAGGAGGAGGGCTGGACCGCGGCTCGCCGCGGCGCTCGCCGGTGGCTTGCGCTGCGGGCTTCTGCCAGGGGGCGTGGGGTGCGCTCACCGTCAGGGCGACGCCACCCAGGGTGCCCGCCTCGCCCAGCGCCAGGGGCGTGAGCAGCAGGTCGCCCTCGGCCATGACCGGGTCGTTGACGGCGCCATCCTGCGGCGCCGCCCTGGTGATGCGCCAGCGCCCGGCCGCCACGTGCAGCCAGGCAGGGCCGTCATGGGCCATGTCGCTGAGGATGACGTCGCACTCGTCCTGCGGCCCCAGGCGCAGGCTGCCCGCCAGCGGCACAGTGGCGCCGGCGTGGCGGCCGGACAGCACGCGCAGCTCGGCTTCGTGGCCCGGCGACGCGGGCGTCTGCAGGGCGGCACTCATGCGCTGCTCCCGGCCCGCAGAGGGGCTCCAGACCGGGATTTCAAGCAAAAAATGCCCTCAGTCGCCGTGGAATAAAGGCTTGTAGCTATTAAAATGATAGTAAATCGGCGGCTCACAGATCCACCCTGGCCAGCGGCTGGATGTTGATCTCCTGCGTCAGCTCCTGGTAGCTGAGCACCGGCAGGTCGTACAGGTCCTGCTCGATCATCTTGCGCAGGTAGCGGCGGATGTCCATGGAGGTCAGCAGCACCGGCCGCTGCGCGCTGGCCGACAGGTCGCCCACGGTCTTCTTGATGTTGTCCACCAGGCGGCGGCTGACCTGCGGATCGAGCGCCAGGTAGCTGCCTGCCGAGGTCTGGCGGATGGCGCCGCGCACCGTGTCCTCGATGGCCGGCGCCAGCAGGTAGGCCGGCAGCACGTTCTGGCCGCTGGAGTACTTGTGGCTGATGTGGCGCTTGAGCGTGGAGCGCACGTACTCGGTCAGCAGCACCGAGTCCTTTTCCTTCTGGCCCCACTCGATGAGCGACTCCAGGATGGCGCGCAGGTTGCGCACCGAGATGTCCTCGGACACCAGGCGCTGCAATATCTCGGCTATCTTCTGGATGGGCAGCACGCGCGTCGATTCCTTGACCAGGTCGGGAAAGCGCGCCTCCATGGCGCCCAGCAAAAATTTGGTCTCCTGGATGCCGATGAAGTCGGCCGAGTATTTCTTCAAGACGAACGCCAGGTGGTAGGTCAGCACCTGGCTGGAGTCCATGAACGGGATGCCGGCGCGCGCGAGTGTCTCGCGCAGCTCGGCCGCCACCCACAGCGTGGGGATGTGCGGCAGGAATTTCGCGCCGCTCTCGTACTGGATCTGCAGCGCCTGCAGGTTGGCCTCGCTCTCGCGCACCAAGAGCCACCCAGGGCGCAGCCGGCCCTGCGAGACGGGCACTTCGGACAAGAGCAGGTGGTAGCTCTCGGCGGGCAACGCATCGTTGAAGCGCAGCTGGATGCCGGGGAAGGGCACGCCCAGGTCGTAGTACAGCGCGCGGCGGATCTTCAGCAGTTCCTCGTTGAGCACGTCGGCGTCGAACGCCTGCTGCAGGCCGCTGGCCACGTCCATGAGCAGGGGCACTGTGGGGGCGAACTCGTCGGCCGCCTCGTCGGTTTTCTTCTTCGGCTTCTCGCCGGCCGGCTGCATCGCCGGCACCTCGGTGACCTGGCCGGTCTTGGCATCCACCACCCGGCGCGTGCCGCGCAGGATCACGAAGCCCACGGTGCCCACGACCGTGGCCAGGATCAAAAACACCGGCAGCGGCATGCCCGGGATCAGCCCCATGCCCAGGGCCACGGCGGCGGCGATGAGTAGCGCGCGCGGCTGCGCCAGCACCTGCTGGCCGATGTCCTTGCCGACGTTGGACGGGCCGTCGCCGGTCTGCACGCGCGTGACGATCATGCCGGCGCAAATGGCGATGAACAGCGCCGGGATCTGCGCGATCAGTCCGTCGCCAATGGTCAGCACCGAATAGGTCTTCATGGCGTCGCCAGCGCTCATGCCGCGCTGCATCACGCCGATGACGATGCCGCCCAGAAGGTTCACGGCGACGATGATCAGGCCGGCGATGGCGTCGCCCTTGACGAACTTCATGGCGCCGTCCATGGCGCCGTAGAGCTGGCTTTCCTTCTCGACGATGTTGCGGCGGCGCTTGGCCTCGTCCATGTCGATGGTGCCGGCGCGCATGTCGCCGTCAATCGACATCTGCTTGCCCGGCATGGCGTCCAGCGAGAAGCGCGCCGCCACCTCGGCCACGCGCTCGGCGCCCTTGGTGATGACCACGAACTGCACGATGGTCAGGATCAGGAACACCACCAGGCCGACGATCAGGTTGCCGCCCACGACGAAGTTGCCGAAGGTGAAGATGATGTGGCCGGCGTCGCCCTGCAGCAGGATCAGGCGCGTGGTGGCAATCGAGATGCCCAGGCGAAACAGGGTGGTCACCAGCAGCACGGACGGGAACGACGAGAACGCCAGCGGCGAGGGCAGGTACATGGCCACCATCAGCAGGATGGCCGAGATTGTCATGTTGATGCCGATCAGCGTGTCCACCAGCCAGGTGGGCAGCGGCAGGATCATCATGAAGATCACCGCCACCAGGAAGAACGCCAGCACCAGGTCGTTGCGGCTGGTGGCGACCTGCACGATGCGCTGCAGGCGGGGAGCGAAGGCGGTCTGGGTCATGGAAGGGGCGATTGTGCGGCCGCGCGGCGCGCGTTGCTGGGACGTCAGGCGGCGGGTGCGCTGGCGGGGGGCGCTGCGGCTTCGCGCTGCGCCAGGTAGGCGCGCATGGCGGCGGCGGCTTCCGGGGCGCGCGCCAGGGCGTGCAGCGCCTGCGCGCGCACCAGATGGAAGTGCGTGTCGATCGCGCCCAGCAGCGCCAGGCGGTCCAGCGTGTCCAGCGCGCGCTGCGGCTGGCCGGCGCGCAGCCGCGCCAGCGCCAGCGCCAGCAGCGTGCGCGCGTCGCCAGGGGCCAGCAGGTCGCGCGCGGCCAGCAGCACGGCGGCCTTGTCCGGGCGCTGGTGCTGCAGGAACAGGTAGGCCAGCAGGTCCATCAGCTCGGTGCTGGTGGCGGCCTCGGCGGCCACGCCGGGTTCGGGCAGGCTCATCGCGGGGTCAGCCCTGGTACAGCGCGCTGCGGTACATCTGCGCCAGTTCGCGCAGGCTGGATTCTTCCTTGAGCAGACGCAGCGCGCGGTTGAGCGTGCGCGCGTCCTCGGGGGCGGCCTGCTGCGCCTGCTCGGCGGCGGCGCCCAGTTGCGCCAGCGCGCCCTGCAGCGCCTCGGAAAAGCGCGCCGGCATCAACAAGTCGCGCTGCGCCAGCTGGGGGCGCAGCGCGGCGGTCAGCGTGTCGTCCAGTGTCGGCAGCGCCAGCAGCGATTCCAACTGCGGCTGCGTGCTGGCGTCGGGCGGCGGCGCCTGGGCGCGCTCGGGCAGGGCGGGGAGGTCCTGCTGCTGCGCGTGGGTGATGCGGTCGATGCCGCGGTCGAAGGCCAGATGGCCCAGGGGTGTGGACATATCGGCTCCTTCAATCCCGCGCCTGCGCCAGCCAGTGGCGCAGGAACTCGGCCGCCTGCTGGATGCGCGCGCCGCTCAGCTCCTGGGTGGGAAAGCGCACCGCCGCCACCAGCCAATCGCCCTCGGGAGTGCTGCGCAGGCCCACCTGCACCGCCTGCGCCGGCTCGCTGACCTGCCCGGCATGGCGCAGCGCAGCCAGCAGCCGCTCGGCGCCGTCGTGCTCCAGCGGGTCGGCGTAGTGCACCACCACGGCGTCCTCGTGCCCGGCCACGCCCAGCAGCGCGCCGCTGGCGGGAAAGCGCAGCTGCACCGCGTCCTGCGCGCCCGGCGCCAGCGCCAGGCCCATGCCGGCGCCCCATTCGGCCAGCGCTTGCTGCAAATCCATCATGGTCAGGTGTCCTCGCGGTCAATGGCGGCGTCCAGGGCGTCCTGCACGGCCTGCAATACGGTCTGGCGCTGGTCGGCATCGACGAACACCTTGGGCGGCATGTCGCGCATCAGCGCCTTCACGCCGGTCAGAAACTGGATTTGCGGCTGCACCGCGCCCGCGCCCACCTCGCCGCTCAAGGCGGTGAAGCGGCTCGTGCTGATCCATTTCTCGGCGCTGGCACCCACCAGCGACTGCATGAGCTGCACGGGCGTGGCGGACAGCGGGCCATGGTCGCCCTGCAGTCGCTCGTGCAGCTGGCGACAGCCATCCAGCACCGTGCTGGCCACGCCCAGGTGGTACAGGTCCTGCACCAGGTTTTGCAGCCGCGCCGGATCGGCCGAGGGGCGCGAGGCGGCCAGATCGCGCCCCAGCGCCTGGATCAGCCGCGCCAGGCCGGCGGAGAAATCGCCATCGCCAAAGCGCGCCAGCGCCAGCTGCAGTGTGGCGGCCAGCGAGTTCTCGCCCAGCACCACGTCGCGGTAGGTGTCCTGGAAGGCCAGCACCTCGCCGGCGCTGGCGCCGCCCTGCGCCGCGACCTCGATGGTGTTGACATCGGCGCGCGCCGCGTCGCCGTGCGCCAGCTCCAGCTCGTCCAGCTCCTCGCGCAGTTCATCGAGCAGCTCCTCCGGCGCGTGCTCGCGCTCGCCCATCTGCAGGACGTACTGCAGCGCCAGGATCTGCTGCGTCGGGTTGCGGTAGACGCGGCGCACCTCGTCGCCGGCGTCGTCCTGGCGCCCGCGCGCCGCGCGCCGCGCCGGCTGCTGCGCCCCGCCGCCCTCGCGCAGGCCGCGCTGGCCGGCCTGACCTGCCGGCGCGTTCTGGCGCGACAGGATGCGCTTGGCCAGGTGCACCAGCTGCTCGGGGTCCTCGTGTCCTTCGGCCGCGTCCATGTAGGCCAGGATGGCCTCGGCGCTCATCACCTCCTGCTTGTGCGCGGCTTCCTTCTTGCGCTGCGAGGAATGCTTGGATTCGGCCTTTTCCGAGTGGTGCAGGCTGATTTCCTCGGCCGCGTCGGCCAGCACCGACTCGGCCGTATCCACCTGCACCTGCTGGCCGCCGAAGCTGCCCACGCCGGCGCGGCCGCCGTCCTGGGCGGCGCCCTGGTGCCGGGCGGTGTCGGGCGAGGCGGAGGCTGGATTGAAGGCGTCTATGCGTGACATGGTGGGATGGCGCTGCTGTCCACGGGAGTATGTGGCTTGGTAACCGGGCCGATCGCCAGGTTCCATGGAATAAAAAAAGCCTCGATGGCTGGAACCGGCCGCGGGGCCCGGTTACTTACCCCACGTCGCGGCCAGTGCCGCACTGTTTCACCCGCAACCCAGGAGAGCCACCATGACCCCTCAGGACCAGCCCCGTGACATCGTCGCCCGCGCCCAGGCGTTGATCGAGGAAGTGCAGCGCCAGCTCGAGCGCTCCGACGAGTTCTACCGCAGCCAGGGGCTGGACCCGCTCAAGGTACACGTGGTGTTGCAGGCGCACGGCTCGGCCGACGCCCAGGCCCAGGCGCGTGCCGCCTACGAGGACGACCTGCAGGCGGTGGAGCAGGAGGTGGAGGAAGGGCGCGCGCGCCTGGCGTTCGACGCCGGCAATGCGGCCGGCGGCACCGCCCGCCGGCCCCGCATGATGATCTGACGCCGCCCCCGCAGCCCACCCACCCGAAGCCGCAACCCGCAGGAGAACCACGATGTCCTCGATCAACATGAACCCCATGGCCGGCATTTCCGCCGCCGACGTCCAGGGCATGGACCTGGAAACGCTGATGATGGCAGTGCAGAGCAACCGCGCCCAGCTGTTGGAAGCGCAGCTCAAGGACCAGATCAGTTCCGTTCAGGCCAAGAACGAAAACATCTCCAAGCTCAACGAATTGCTGGGCGCATTGAACGGCGCCGCCGCCAAGTTCAAGAGCGACGCCAAGGCCGGCGACACCATCGACATTCCCGCCAACGTCAAGACCGCGGCCGCATCGGCGGGCGTCACGCTGCCCGATGGCTTCAGCGGCGCCAAGGTCACCAAGGGCAACCTGGACAGCTTCGTCCAGCAGACCAAATCGCAGATCGACAGCCTGTCCAACAGCCAGCAGATGGACATGCTGCGCCTGCAAAGCCTGAGCAACAAGCGCAACGAGGCCTTCGAGGTCATGACCAACTTCATCAAGAAGATGCAGGACAACCGCAACTCCATCATCGGCAACATGCGCTGATCATTTCCCTTCATCGGAGCCGCCACCATGTCGATGCAAGTCAATGATGCACAAGGCATTGCGCCCCAGAGCCTGAATGGCATGGACCTGGAAACCGCCATGATGGCCGTGCAAAGCCGCCGGGCCAGCCTGCTGGAGGACCAGCTCAAGCAGCAGATTGCCAGCGTTCAGGCCAAGAACAACCAGATTTCCCGGTTGAATGAACTGCTGGGCCAGCTCAACAAGGCGGCGGCCGCCATGCCCTCCGACGCCAAGGCCGGCGACAAGGTCAAGCTGAGCCCCGCAGCCAGGGCGGAGATCAATGCAGCCGCGGCCCAGGCGGGGGTCAGCCTGCCCGCCGAGTTCCAGCCGCGCTGGGACGTCCGGCTGCGCGACGGCAGCGTCATCCAGGTGGACGAGGCGGGCAAGAACGAAGCGGAGCACTGCAAGAAGGTGAACTGGGCCTTTCGGTCGAGCAACTACAGCGGCGTCAAGGGGGTGGCTTCCATCACCGAGACGAGCGCCCTCAACAAGGGCCAGCTCGACGGCTTCGTGCAGCAGATGAAATCGAACATCGACAGCCTGTCCAACAGCCAGCAGATGGACATGCTGCGCCTGCAAAGCCTCTCGAACAAGCGCAATGAGGCGTTTGAGGTCATGACCAACTTCATCAAGAAGATGCAGGACAACCGCAACTCCATCATCGGCAACATGCGCTGAGGCGCTGCTCCTCCATCACTCCCCAAGGAAATTCCATGAATGCCATGCCCCCGTCATCTCCCGCCCCGCAAGAGCTGTCCAGCCAGATCGCCGAATTGCTGGCCAACGGCGGCACGCTGGGTTCGGTGTTCGACTATGAAGACCAGGACTACGAAGTGCTGTATGCGCTGGGCCACAACCTGTATGCCCAGGCGCGCTACCTGGACGCCATGCGCGTGTTCGGCTACCTGGTCATGTGCGACCACATGGAAAAGCGCTTCATGAACGCCTTCGCGTCCAGCCTGCAGATGCTCAAGAGCTACAAGGACGCCATCAAGTATTACTCGCTGGCCTCGGTGATGGACATGGGCGACCCGCTTCCCACTTTCCACACGGCCGAATGCATGATCGCGCTGGGCCTGCGCCAGGAAGCGCGCGAGGCCCTGGGCTATGTGCTGCGCCAAAGCGATGCGCCGCAATACGCCGAGCTGCGCCAGCGCGCCCAGGCCATGCTCGATCTGCTGGGCGGGCCGGCCGACCCCGCAGCCCCCGCCACGGCCCATTGATTTGCCAGGAGACACTGCCATGAACGACACCTCCATCAGGCCTTCCTCCGGCGCCCCATTGCCCCCCCAGGGCTTCGACTCACTGGACGCCAGCCTCGCCACCCAGCTGCAGCAACGCATCCAGGCCGACCCGAACAAGGTCATGCAGGAAATCACCCAGCTCGCCGGCACCTTGCAATCGGGCGGCGGGCGCAGCGGCGGCGGCAACGTCACCAATTCCAATGGTGCGCCGCAGATCGACGGCGTCTCGCTGAGCTTTTCGCCCGAGGACATGGCCGCCGCCCTGCTGGTGCTGCAGGGCAAGACGCAGGAGGCGCAGCTCAAGACGGCCAAGGAAGGCATAGAGACCAACTCGATCAAGCAAAAGGCGCAGAACGAGAAGGCCATGTCCAAGATCCAGGAATGGATCAAGAAGTGCGAGGACGCGGCCGCCAAGGAAAAAGCGGGCGGCATCCTGGGCTGGTTCAAGAAGATCTTCGCCGTGATCGCCTCGGTGTTCGCCGTGGTGGCTGCTGCGGTGGCCACTGCGGCCACCGGTGGCGCGGCGGCGCCCATCCTGGCGCTGGCCATGCTGTCGCTGGCATCGGCCACGGTGAGCCTGGCCAGCGAAATCTCCAAGGCCGCCGGCGGGCCCGATTTCGACCATGTCGCGGGCTGGATGGACCCGGCCTCGCTGGTGGGCAAGGGCATGGGCGAGCTGGCCAAGGCCTTTGGCGCCGACGAGCAGCAGGCGGCCATCGTGTCGGCCACCTTCGCGGTGGTGACGACCATCGCCATCACGGCCGCCGCCGTGGTGCTCACCGGCGGGGCGTCCGCTGCGGGCGACATCGGCAAGATCGCCGACCTGGCGCTCAAGGTCGGGCGCGCCGGCCAGGCCATCGCCGGCGTGGCCACGGGGCTCACCGAGGCCGCGCACGGCGGGGTCAACATCGCCGCAGCGCACGATACGCGCAGCGCCGCGCTGGCGCAGGCCGACAAGAAGAAGATCGACGCCATCATCGCCATGCTGCAGCAGCAGATGGAGGAAAACCGCACCGAAATGAAGAAGGTGCTCGACGAGATGATGGAGGGCATGAACATCGTCAGCCAGATGATCAACTCCGCCGACCAAAGCCGTGCGCAGATCAGCTCCAACCTGACCGGCCGCGGCCAGATCATCTGAAGCGCCACCGCCGACCCATCCACCCTGCAACGCCAGCGCGTGCGCACACACGCTGCAAGGCATCCACACAGGAGCCCACCATGAGCACGCCTATCGGCCCCAGCGGCCAGCCCGTCTTTCCTTCCCCCCACGGCGGTGCCGGCGGCGAGGGCAGCGGAGAATTCATCACACCCGACGGCCAGCCGACCATTCCTTCCCGCCACGGCGGCAGCGGCGGCCAGGGCGGAGAAGCCATCACCACCGGGGGCCGGGACGGCAGCCCGGCGGCGCGCCTGCAGCCCAACCGCCCGGTGCTGGCCAGCCTGGGAAATGAGTCCGCCTCGGCCGCGAACGCCGCGCTGGCCGCCAGCAAGCTGCTGCAAAGCGAGGGCAGCAGCCCGGCCGACAGGCTGGCTGAGCCCAGGGCGCCGACCCAGCTGGACGCGGTGCAGGCCAGCCTGGGCCGTTTCGACGACTCACAGGTCTCGGCCGACATCTACGCCTTCATGGCCCTGTTCCAGAAGATGGCGCAGGAGATGCGCAATACCGCGCGGACCCAGCGCACCACCGAGTTCCAGGGCCAGATCACGGCCCTGCAAAACGCCGCCGAAAAGATGAAGGACGCCGCCGGCCAGCGCTTTGCCGCCGCCATCACACAGGGCATCACGCAGATCGTGGGCGGGCTGGCGCAGGCCGGCGCGTCGGCCTACTCGGCCAAGCAAACCATCCAGGGCGCACGCATGGAGGCGCGCGGCAGCAACCTGCTGGCCAAGGCCGAGGCCGGCGCCGGCAGCAACCCGTCCAGCAACGTGCTGGGCGTCACCCAGCGCGGCAACAACATGATCGCCGCCGGCAAGGAACTGGGCGCCTCCGGCACCAAGTGGGCCGGCTACGGCCAGGGCGCCTCGGGCCTCATCGGCGGCATGGGCGGCATCATCGCCGCCGGCTTCAACAACAAGGCCGACCTGCTGGACGCCGACAAGACCAACCTGGAAACCCAGGCCAAGATGCACGAGACCGCCGTGCAGCATGCCAACGACATGATGCAGCAAATGATGGACGTGATCCGCGACGTGCGCGACAAGCTGGCCAGCATCCAGCAGTCGCAGGTCGAGACCACGCGCGGCATCGCGCGCAACATCTGAAGCACGCCGGCCGCGTCCAGGAGCACCGCATGACATCCGCCACCACCGTCCCCGACAGCGCCGATACCGGCGCCGTGCAATCCATCCTCGACCTGAAGCAGGCGCTGGACGCGCTGCCCTCCAGCAGCCGGCTGTCGCAGGCCGACACCGACGCCATCTACGCCCTGGCGCACCAGCTGGTGGTGCAGGGGCGCTACGAGACGGCCTACGGCTACTTCTCGCTGCTCACGCTGTACCGGCCGACCGACGTGGCCTACCTGCAAGGGCTGGCGCTGTGCTACCGCATGCTGGAGCGCTACGAGGAGGCGCTGAACGTGTACTCGTTCCTGGCCACCATCGACCCCCAGGAGGTGGACCACAGCATCGCCATCGCCGAGTGCCTGCTGCTGCAGCGCGAGCTGGAGGAGGCGCGCGCCACGGTCGAGCTGGTGCTGCAGTTCTGCCAGGAAAACCCGGTACCGGCCAGATCCGGCGCGCGCGCGCAGGCGCTGCGCGAGTTGCTGCAGCCCGCCGACGCGCAGGGGGGCACGCCTGCTCACGCCTGAAGACGTCCGCCTGCTCACGCAGGTCGGCTTCATCGCCGCCGGGACCGCCGACGTGCCGCGCGCCGAGCTCATCCTCGGCGCGCTGGCGCGCGCGCGCCCGGCGCGGGCGTTCCCGCATGTCGGGCGCGCCATGGCCTGGATGAATGCCGGGCGGCCGCACGAGGCCGTGCAATTGCTCGAACGCGCGCTGCCCGGTGCTGGCGCCGGCGAGGACGCCGACACCGTGGCCGCTTTTTTGGCGCTGGCGCTGCAGCTGGATGGGCGCAGCAGCGAAAGCCGGCGCGTTTTGCAAAATTTGCTACGGATTGCGCCACAGGGCGCCGACAATGACGGCCTGCGCCTGGCGCGGCGCATGCTGGGCGAGGCGCCTGGCGCATCCGCTGCGCCGCCCTGATATCCAAGGAAACCGGTAATGGACCCCATCTCTGGCCCGATTGCAGCCCTTGTCCCGGCAACGACCGGGCCTGTAGCTACGGATTTGATAGCAAAAACCGCTCCTGACAGCCTTGCGACGGCGCAGTTTGCCGCCCTGATGGCACCCGTGCCCGCTGCCGCAGTCGCGCCGGCGCCGGGGGCTGCGGCCCTCGCGGCCACCAGCGGCGCAGGCCTGGCGGGGCCCGTCTCAGTGGGCGACCGCATCCTGTCGGGCATGCACGGCGTCGCAGGCGACATGCAGACGGCCTGGGGAAATATCTCGGGCATGCTGCGCGCCGGCGAGCACCAGGTCGGCATCCAGGACATGCTGCGCCTGCAGATGAACCTGATGCAGGTCACCATGCAATACGAACTGGTGGGCAAGGCCGTCAGCCGGGCCGGCCAGAACATCGACCACCTGGTGCGCTTGCAATGACGGTTTCGTCGGCCATCGGGCGCGCCTTGCTGCTGGCGCTGTGTACCTTGCTGCTGGCCGCCTGCGGCGCGCGCGTGGACCTGCTGGGCGCCGTGCCCGAGGACGAGGCCAACGAGGTGCTGGCGGCGCTGCTGCGCGCCGACATCACGGCTGGCAAGACGTCCGGCAAGGAAGGCATGGTGGGCGTGCAGGTGGCATCCGAGCAGGTGGGCCGCGCGCTGCAGGTGCTGCGCGACAACGGCCTGCCGCGCGAGCGCTTCGCCGGCATGGGCCAGGTGTTCAAGAAGGAAGGCCTGATCTCCTCGCCGCTGGAGGAGCGCGCGCGCTACATCTTCGCGCTGTCTCAGGAGCTGTCGGGCACGCTGTCCAGGATCGACGGCGTGCTGGCCGCGCGCGTGCACGTGGTGCTGCCCGAGCGCGGCGCCGCCGGCGAGCCGGGCGTGCCCTCCACGGCGGCGGTGTTCATCAAACATCAGGACGGCTACAACCTGGAGATCATCCAGCCGCAGATCCGCCGCCTGGTCACCAACAGCATTCCCGGCCTGACCGCCGACCGGGTGTCCGTGGTGTTCGTGCCCGCACATGCGCGCGCCCCCGAGCCGGCGGCTGCCGCCGCGGCGCTGGCGCGTGTCTGGGGCTTCGAGGTCGCGCCGGGCGCAGCCGCCGGCCTGGCAACGCTGTTGTGGCTGCTGGCGGCGCTGCTGGTCCTGGCGCTGGGCGCGCTGGCCTACGGCCTGTGGAGCTTCGTGCTGCAGCCGCAGCGGCGTGCGCCAGGCGCTGCGGCCGTGCCGGCGCGGCCCGCCTGAGCGCGCACTCCGCCTGACTTCGTGCCATGCATGCGCTCAGCCTGCCAACGCCGCCGCCGGACAGCGCACTGCGCGTGCGCCTGCAGGAGTTCAACCTGCTGCCCAGCCGGCTGTGGCACCTGGCGCGCCAGCCCGGCTGGCAGCGCGAACTACAGGCCCTGGGCGCGCTGGCGTCGCGCTCGGCGCTGGTGCGCGTGCTGCACCGGCGCTGGTCGGCGCAGCTGCTGGCGGCGCTGGGCCCCGCCGCGCTGCCGGTGACCGACCTGGCGCATCCAGCGCTGGCGCTGGCGCTGGCGCCGGCGCCGCTCTTGCAGCAACTGCAGCGGCGGGCCGGCGTGCTGCTGCTGGCGCCGCGCCTGCGCCGAGTGGTGCGGCGCAGCGAGGTGCTGGCGCTGCGGGAGGCGCTGGGCGCGGAGCTCCTGCAGTGGGCGTATGGCGACGCCGAGGCGCTGATGGACGCCCTGGCGCAGGGTAGAGGGGCCGCCGGCCAGGGCGCGGCGGGCGGCAGCGACGCCGAGCTGCCGGCCGACCCCGCCGCCGCAGCCGACCTGCTGGGCGCCGGCCTGCTGGCGCAAAGCTGGCACGATGCGCCTGCTGGCCTGAAGCTGCGCGCCGACGGCCGCCTGCCGCCCGGCGCCGACGATGCGGCGGTGCGCACGGCCAGCGGCCTGGACGCAGCGCGCGCACGCCACCTGTGCCGGCAGCTGCTGGCCTCACTGGATTCGACATGGCTTTCCTCGTTCCCCGCGACCCCTTGAGCCCCACGCGCACGCTGCAGGCGCGGCTGGCGCCGGGCACGCGCATCGTGCGCGCCGCCGACGTGGCGGCCTGGGAGCAGGCCGAAGGGCTGCTGGCGGCGGCGCGTGCGCAGGCGGATGCCATCCTGGCCGGCGCCGAAGAGGCGCTGGCGGCCGAGCGCGCGCGCGGCTATGCCGAGGGGCTGGCCGAGGCGCGCATGGAGCAGGTCGAGAAGATGATGGACA belongs to Melaminivora suipulveris and includes:
- the sctD gene encoding type III secretion system inner membrane ring subunit SctD yields the protein MSAALQTPASPGHEAELRVLSGRHAGATVPLAGSLRLGPQDECDVILSDMAHDGPAWLHVAAGRWRITRAAPQDGAVNDPVMAEGDLLLTPLALGEAGTLGGVALTVSAPHAPWQKPAAQATGERRGEPRSSPPPAPSSPLARADAAQAPEPSRPAQADQSLPMADAPAAQAAPAPPAGTSRVRGGHRTALASGATLLVLGAGALIAIWALRHSAPPAATANTAAAPRPDPTRLQKQLQDIRLALATVDPGLRLATEALPGGGARVSGWVADVDQLDRVTAALASVRPPPQLALRTTADLLDDLRSAAAASGAALSFELDGAGSVRVLGSVLTAAEHAQALAALQGRLPPGVALSDGMRVAQAQAPAVQQWLQQRAGLQGAQARWDADAGQLLVRVDVTPQQRALLERLLAQRGHPLEGVPFTLVASDVAPTPPAPPLHASAAPLPFRIRGVVGGASPYVVLGDGAKLQPGGQRSGWRLERITPDTLVFDGPRHLVLAR
- the sctV gene encoding type III secretion system export apparatus subunit SctV, producing the protein MTQTAFAPRLQRIVQVATSRNDLVLAFFLVAVIFMMILPLPTWLVDTLIGINMTISAILLMVAMYLPSPLAFSSFPSVLLVTTLFRLGISIATTRLILLQGDAGHIIFTFGNFVVGGNLIVGLVVFLILTIVQFVVITKGAERVAEVAARFSLDAMPGKQMSIDGDMRAGTIDMDEAKRRRNIVEKESQLYGAMDGAMKFVKGDAIAGLIIVAVNLLGGIVIGVMQRGMSAGDAMKTYSVLTIGDGLIAQIPALFIAICAGMIVTRVQTGDGPSNVGKDIGQQVLAQPRALLIAAAVALGMGLIPGMPLPVFLILATVVGTVGFVILRGTRRVVDAKTGQVTEVPAMQPAGEKPKKKTDEAADEFAPTVPLLMDVASGLQQAFDADVLNEELLKIRRALYYDLGVPFPGIQLRFNDALPAESYHLLLSEVPVSQGRLRPGWLLVRESEANLQALQIQYESGAKFLPHIPTLWVAAELRETLARAGIPFMDSSQVLTYHLAFVLKKYSADFIGIQETKFLLGAMEARFPDLVKESTRVLPIQKIAEILQRLVSEDISVRNLRAILESLIEWGQKEKDSVLLTEYVRSTLKRHISHKYSSGQNVLPAYLLAPAIEDTVRGAIRQTSAGSYLALDPQVSRRLVDNIKKTVGDLSASAQRPVLLTSMDIRRYLRKMIEQDLYDLPVLSYQELTQEINIQPLARVDL
- the sctW gene encoding type III secretion system gatekeeper subunit SctW, which produces MSRIDAFNPASASPDTARHQGAAQDGGRAGVGSFGGQQVQVDTAESVLADAAEEISLHHSEKAESKHSSQRKKEAAHKQEVMSAEAILAYMDAAEGHEDPEQLVHLAKRILSRQNAPAGQAGQRGLREGGGAQQPARRAARGRQDDAGDEVRRVYRNPTQQILALQYVLQMGEREHAPEELLDELREELDELELAHGDAARADVNTIEVAAQGGASAGEVLAFQDTYRDVVLGENSLAATLQLALARFGDGDFSAGLARLIQALGRDLAASRPSADPARLQNLVQDLYHLGVASTVLDGCRQLHERLQGDHGPLSATPVQLMQSLVGASAEKWISTSRFTALSGEVGAGAVQPQIQFLTGVKALMRDMPPKVFVDADQRQTVLQAVQDALDAAIDREDT
- a CDS encoding SycD/LcrH family type III secretion system chaperone, with product MNAMPPSSPAPQELSSQIAELLANGGTLGSVFDYEDQDYEVLYALGHNLYAQARYLDAMRVFGYLVMCDHMEKRFMNAFASSLQMLKSYKDAIKYYSLASVMDMGDPLPTFHTAECMIALGLRQEAREALGYVLRQSDAPQYAELRQRAQAMLDLLGGPADPAAPATAH
- the sctE gene encoding type III secretion system translocon subunit SctE; protein product: MNDTSIRPSSGAPLPPQGFDSLDASLATQLQQRIQADPNKVMQEITQLAGTLQSGGGRSGGGNVTNSNGAPQIDGVSLSFSPEDMAAALLVLQGKTQEAQLKTAKEGIETNSIKQKAQNEKAMSKIQEWIKKCEDAAAKEKAGGILGWFKKIFAVIASVFAVVAAAVATAATGGAAAPILALAMLSLASATVSLASEISKAAGGPDFDHVAGWMDPASLVGKGMGELAKAFGADEQQAAIVSATFAVVTTIAITAAAVVLTGGASAAGDIGKIADLALKVGRAGQAIAGVATGLTEAAHGGVNIAAAHDTRSAALAQADKKKIDAIIAMLQQQMEENRTEMKKVLDEMMEGMNIVSQMINSADQSRAQISSNLTGRGQII